The Verrucomicrobiota bacterium region CCTCCGGCTTCACCGGCACGCGCGGTTCGATGAACTCGAAGTGCTCTGCGTAAGGCGGCTGCGAGTAGAGCTGGAACGTTTTGTCGCAGACCGCGACGCGTTCGCCACGACGCAGGCGATGGCCGTCGTCATCCAGCACTTCGCGAAACGGGCCGCGATAGACAGCCGACTGGTTCAGTTTCAGGCAGTCACCTTGCTTGCCCTTGAAGGCTTCGACCGTCACGGAGCGGAACTCGATGCCCGCCACCGTCTGCCATGGCTGGGCGTCGCGTTTCAGATAACGCGACGGATCACCGCAGCCGTAATCCTTCTCGATCACTTCCTGCGGGATGATTTTGAGCAGGTCCTTGTTGTATTCGACCGGACAGCAAAGCGCGGCTTCCGGCGCTTTGGCAGCGGTGGAGTAGCGCTGCTTGACCGCTGATTCGGAACGATGGTTGTTCACTGTGTTCATGATGTGAAATCGCGAATGCCCTAGAGGAGTTTCATCAGGTCAAGTTGATTGCCGCCCTTGCCGGCAACAACGTAGGTTTTGCCGCCGCGACTCCAACTGACAGTCGCGACTTCGCCGATTTGATTGAACACAGGCGACTCCGGCGCGTCTTTGAACGAGGCGCTGTCAATCACAAGGAGATGCGCCATCTGTCGGTTCTCCAACTCGAAGCAGATGAGCGAAATTTTTTTGCCGCTCCATTCAAGCAGACTACAGCCGAGGCTGGGTCGGCCATCGAGTCCAACAGGGAGCACAAGGTCAGCGTGCGACTCTTTTTGCGCCAGCCAGCGCCGCACTTCGGCCATGTCGCGAGACATCAGATCAAGCCGGTCGAGCTTCTTCCCGGCGAACTCGGCCATCGTAGCGCGATATTGAACGAAGTCAGCCGTGCGACGGGGCTTCAGCCACATCGCCGCGATGGTGACGAGCAATGCCAGGCACGCAGCAGCGGCAAGCTGCCACGCGGGTTGTTTCCACCAAACGAGAGGGCGAACAATTGTTTGCTGCGCGAGCAATTGGGATTTCAAATGCGCGGGTGGTTTGATGGACGCCTTGAGCTTGGCGCTGATGCGCGAATCGAGTGCGTGCTCGTTCGCGAACCAACGCGCGAGTTGCGGGTCGCGCTGCGCCTGCTC contains the following coding sequences:
- a CDS encoding DUF3379 family protein; translation: MNNEEAKLILQAYRPGGQDANEPRFREALEQAQRDPQLARWFANEHALDSRISAKLKASIKPPAHLKSQLLAQQTIVRPLVWWKQPAWQLAAAACLALLVTIAAMWLKPRRTADFVQYRATMAEFAGKKLDRLDLMSRDMAEVRRWLAQKESHADLVLPVGLDGRPSLGCSLLEWSGKKISLICFELENRQMAHLLVIDSASFKDAPESPVFNQIGEVATVSWSRGGKTYVVAGKGGNQLDLMKLL